Proteins co-encoded in one Bubalus bubalis isolate 160015118507 breed Murrah chromosome 7, NDDB_SH_1, whole genome shotgun sequence genomic window:
- the MSANTD1 gene encoding myb/SANT-like DNA-binding domain-containing protein 1 isoform X4, which translates to MQLCQGAPGMATAEVPGYLVSPQAEKHRRARNWTDAEMRGLMLVWEEFFDELKQTKRNAKVYEKMASKLLEMTGERRLGEEIKIKITNMTFQYRKLKCMTDSESVPPDWPYYLAIDRILAKAPEPCDGRLPDGQQPGPSTSQTEASLSPSAKSTPLYLPYNQCSYEGRFQDDGSDSSSSLLSLKFRSEERPVKKRKGQGGHLQRKKLRLLEALLEEQRRLSRALEETCREGSRLGVEGGDRPSPRRRRRWRRLRGRCARRCPLAGPALAPRPQGAARPPVAFYLPPHPHSGTWGLWTPIGNSSIKTTILPMHPALCHLSTRDRWESPLTSGADTWTGGNAD; encoded by the exons ATGCAGCTGTGCCAAG GTGCCCCGGGCATGGCCACGGCCGAGGTACCGGGCTACCTCGTGTCCCCACAGGCTGAGAAGCACCGGCGGGCCCGCAACTGGACGGACGCTGAGATGCGCGGCCTCATGCTCGTCTGGGAGGAGTTCTTCGACGAGCTGAAGCAGACCAAGCGCAACGCCAAGGTGTACGAGAAGATGGCTAGCAAGCTGCTGGAGATGACGGGAGAGCGCCGGCTGGGCGAGGAGATCAAGATCAAGATCACCAACATGACCTTCCAGTACAG GAAATTAAAATGCATGACAGATAGCGAGTCCGTCCCGCCCGACTGGCCCTATTACCTAGCCATTGATAGGATTCTGGCCAAGGCCCCCGAGCCCTGTGATGGCAGACTGCCGGACGGCCAGCAGCCGGGGCCCTCCACGTCCCAGACCGAGGCGTCCCTGTCGCCGTCTGCTAAGTCCACCCCTCTGTACTTACCGTATAACCAGTGCTCCTACGAAGGCCGCTTCCAGGACGACGGCTCCGACAGCTCCTCCAGCTTACTGTCCCTTAAGTTCAG GTCGGAGGAGCGGCCCGTGAAGAAGCGCAAGGGGCAGGGCGGCCACCTGCAGAGGAAGAAGCTGCGGCTGCTGGAGGCCCTGCTGGAGGAGCAGCGCCGGCTGAGCCGCGCCCTGGAGGAGACATGCCGCGAG GGCTCACGGCTGGGCGTGGAGGGAGGCGACCGGCCTTCCCCCCGAAGACGACGCCGGTGGAGGCGGCTCCGTGGCAGGTGTGCGCGCAGGTGCCCCCTCGCTGGGCCTGCCTTGGCCCCGAGACCCCAGGGGGCCGCACGGCCTCCAGTGGCCTTTTAtctaccaccccacccccactccggGACATGGGGCCTCTGGACCCCCATCGGCAACAGCTCAATAAAAACGACGATCCTGCCCATGCACCCCGCCCTGTGCCATCTATCAACTCGGGACAGGTGGGAGAGCCCGCTGACCTCAGGAGCTGACACGTGGACGGGCGGGAACGCAGACTAG
- the MSANTD1 gene encoding myb/SANT-like DNA-binding domain-containing protein 1 isoform X2: MQLCQGTLCLEPCPGSSAHDKSPRLPRRPGRQPCALRRGRGGWRPSQGSATAVGAQPGGGGVCIVKCAPGMATAEVPGYLVSPQAEKHRRARNWTDAEMRGLMLVWEEFFDELKQTKRNAKVYEKMASKLLEMTGERRLGEEIKIKITNMTFQYRKLKCMTDSESVPPDWPYYLAIDRILAKAPEPCDGRLPDGQQPGPSTSQTEASLSPSAKSTPLYLPYNQCSYEGRFQDDGSDSSSSLLSLKFRSEERPVKKRKGQGGHLQRKKLRLLEALLEEQRRLSRALEETCREGSRLGVEGGDRPSPRRRRRWRRLRGRCARRCPLAGPALAPRPQGAARPPVAFYLPPHPHSGTWGLWTPIGNSSIKTTILPMHPALCHLSTRDRWESPLTSGADTWTGGNAD; the protein is encoded by the exons ATGCAGCTGTGCCAAG GTACCCTGTGCCTCGAGCCCTGCCCTGGCTCCTCGGCCCATGACAAGTCACCCAGGCTACCACGTCGCCCAGGCCGGCAGCCATGCGCCTTGAGGAGGGGAAGAGGCGGATGGCGACCAAGCCAGGGGTCTGCTACAGCTGTGGGTGCCCAGCCTGGTGGTGGCGGCGTTTGTATTGTTAAGT GTGCCCCGGGCATGGCCACGGCCGAGGTACCGGGCTACCTCGTGTCCCCACAGGCTGAGAAGCACCGGCGGGCCCGCAACTGGACGGACGCTGAGATGCGCGGCCTCATGCTCGTCTGGGAGGAGTTCTTCGACGAGCTGAAGCAGACCAAGCGCAACGCCAAGGTGTACGAGAAGATGGCTAGCAAGCTGCTGGAGATGACGGGAGAGCGCCGGCTGGGCGAGGAGATCAAGATCAAGATCACCAACATGACCTTCCAGTACAG GAAATTAAAATGCATGACAGATAGCGAGTCCGTCCCGCCCGACTGGCCCTATTACCTAGCCATTGATAGGATTCTGGCCAAGGCCCCCGAGCCCTGTGATGGCAGACTGCCGGACGGCCAGCAGCCGGGGCCCTCCACGTCCCAGACCGAGGCGTCCCTGTCGCCGTCTGCTAAGTCCACCCCTCTGTACTTACCGTATAACCAGTGCTCCTACGAAGGCCGCTTCCAGGACGACGGCTCCGACAGCTCCTCCAGCTTACTGTCCCTTAAGTTCAG GTCGGAGGAGCGGCCCGTGAAGAAGCGCAAGGGGCAGGGCGGCCACCTGCAGAGGAAGAAGCTGCGGCTGCTGGAGGCCCTGCTGGAGGAGCAGCGCCGGCTGAGCCGCGCCCTGGAGGAGACATGCCGCGAG GGCTCACGGCTGGGCGTGGAGGGAGGCGACCGGCCTTCCCCCCGAAGACGACGCCGGTGGAGGCGGCTCCGTGGCAGGTGTGCGCGCAGGTGCCCCCTCGCTGGGCCTGCCTTGGCCCCGAGACCCCAGGGGGCCGCACGGCCTCCAGTGGCCTTTTAtctaccaccccacccccactccggGACATGGGGCCTCTGGACCCCCATCGGCAACAGCTCAATAAAAACGACGATCCTGCCCATGCACCCCGCCCTGTGCCATCTATCAACTCGGGACAGGTGGGAGAGCCCGCTGACCTCAGGAGCTGACACGTGGACGGGCGGGAACGCAGACTAG
- the MSANTD1 gene encoding myb/SANT-like DNA-binding domain-containing protein 1 isoform X6: MQLCQGAPGMATAEVPGYLVSPQAEKHRRARNWTDAEMRGLMLVWEEFFDELKQTKRNAKVYEKMASKLLEMTGERRLGEEIKIKITNMTFQYRKLKCMTDSESVPPDWPYYLAIDRILAKAPEPCDGRLPDGQQPGPSTSQTEASLSPSAKSTPLYLPYNQCSYEGRFQDDGSDSSSSLLSLKFRSEERPVKKRKGQGGHLQRKKLRLLEALLEEQRRLSRALEETCREVRRALDQHSVLQAQSLQLQERMMSLLERIIAKSGV; this comes from the exons ATGCAGCTGTGCCAAG GTGCCCCGGGCATGGCCACGGCCGAGGTACCGGGCTACCTCGTGTCCCCACAGGCTGAGAAGCACCGGCGGGCCCGCAACTGGACGGACGCTGAGATGCGCGGCCTCATGCTCGTCTGGGAGGAGTTCTTCGACGAGCTGAAGCAGACCAAGCGCAACGCCAAGGTGTACGAGAAGATGGCTAGCAAGCTGCTGGAGATGACGGGAGAGCGCCGGCTGGGCGAGGAGATCAAGATCAAGATCACCAACATGACCTTCCAGTACAG GAAATTAAAATGCATGACAGATAGCGAGTCCGTCCCGCCCGACTGGCCCTATTACCTAGCCATTGATAGGATTCTGGCCAAGGCCCCCGAGCCCTGTGATGGCAGACTGCCGGACGGCCAGCAGCCGGGGCCCTCCACGTCCCAGACCGAGGCGTCCCTGTCGCCGTCTGCTAAGTCCACCCCTCTGTACTTACCGTATAACCAGTGCTCCTACGAAGGCCGCTTCCAGGACGACGGCTCCGACAGCTCCTCCAGCTTACTGTCCCTTAAGTTCAG GTCGGAGGAGCGGCCCGTGAAGAAGCGCAAGGGGCAGGGCGGCCACCTGCAGAGGAAGAAGCTGCGGCTGCTGGAGGCCCTGCTGGAGGAGCAGCGCCGGCTGAGCCGCGCCCTGGAGGAGACATGCCGCGAGGTGCGCCGCGCGCTGGACCAGCACAGCGTCTTGCAGGCCCAGAGCCTGCAGCTGCAGGAGCGAATGATGAGCCTGCTCGAGCGCATCATCGCCAAGTCCGGCGTCTAG
- the MSANTD1 gene encoding myb/SANT-like DNA-binding domain-containing protein 1 isoform X5 → MGDKKASMPGSPTGPCCSWHRLLPGTLCLEPCPGSSAHDKSPRLPRRPGRQPCALRRGRGGWRPSQGSATAVGAQPGGGGVCIVKCAPGMATAEVPGYLVSPQAEKHRRARNWTDAEMRGLMLVWEEFFDELKQTKRNAKVYEKMASKLLEMTGERRLGEEIKIKITNMTFQYRSEERPVKKRKGQGGHLQRKKLRLLEALLEEQRRLSRALEETCREGSRLGVEGGDRPSPRRRRRWRRLRGRCARRCPLAGPALAPRPQGAARPPVAFYLPPHPHSGTWGLWTPIGNSSIKTTILPMHPALCHLSTRDRWESPLTSGADTWTGGNAD, encoded by the exons ATGGGGGACAAAAAGGCTTCCATGCCtgggagccccacagggccctgctgtTCATGGCACCGTCTGCTCCCAGGTACCCTGTGCCTCGAGCCCTGCCCTGGCTCCTCGGCCCATGACAAGTCACCCAGGCTACCACGTCGCCCAGGCCGGCAGCCATGCGCCTTGAGGAGGGGAAGAGGCGGATGGCGACCAAGCCAGGGGTCTGCTACAGCTGTGGGTGCCCAGCCTGGTGGTGGCGGCGTTTGTATTGTTAAGT GTGCCCCGGGCATGGCCACGGCCGAGGTACCGGGCTACCTCGTGTCCCCACAGGCTGAGAAGCACCGGCGGGCCCGCAACTGGACGGACGCTGAGATGCGCGGCCTCATGCTCGTCTGGGAGGAGTTCTTCGACGAGCTGAAGCAGACCAAGCGCAACGCCAAGGTGTACGAGAAGATGGCTAGCAAGCTGCTGGAGATGACGGGAGAGCGCCGGCTGGGCGAGGAGATCAAGATCAAGATCACCAACATGACCTTCCAGTACAG GTCGGAGGAGCGGCCCGTGAAGAAGCGCAAGGGGCAGGGCGGCCACCTGCAGAGGAAGAAGCTGCGGCTGCTGGAGGCCCTGCTGGAGGAGCAGCGCCGGCTGAGCCGCGCCCTGGAGGAGACATGCCGCGAG GGCTCACGGCTGGGCGTGGAGGGAGGCGACCGGCCTTCCCCCCGAAGACGACGCCGGTGGAGGCGGCTCCGTGGCAGGTGTGCGCGCAGGTGCCCCCTCGCTGGGCCTGCCTTGGCCCCGAGACCCCAGGGGGCCGCACGGCCTCCAGTGGCCTTTTAtctaccaccccacccccactccggGACATGGGGCCTCTGGACCCCCATCGGCAACAGCTCAATAAAAACGACGATCCTGCCCATGCACCCCGCCCTGTGCCATCTATCAACTCGGGACAGGTGGGAGAGCCCGCTGACCTCAGGAGCTGACACGTGGACGGGCGGGAACGCAGACTAG
- the MSANTD1 gene encoding myb/SANT-like DNA-binding domain-containing protein 1 isoform X1, translated as MGDKKASMPGSPTGPCCSWHRLLPGTLCLEPCPGSSAHDKSPRLPRRPGRQPCALRRGRGGWRPSQGSATAVGAQPGGGGVCIVKCAPGMATAEVPGYLVSPQAEKHRRARNWTDAEMRGLMLVWEEFFDELKQTKRNAKVYEKMASKLLEMTGERRLGEEIKIKITNMTFQYRKLKCMTDSESVPPDWPYYLAIDRILAKAPEPCDGRLPDGQQPGPSTSQTEASLSPSAKSTPLYLPYNQCSYEGRFQDDGSDSSSSLLSLKFRSEERPVKKRKGQGGHLQRKKLRLLEALLEEQRRLSRALEETCREGSRLGVEGGDRPSPRRRRRWRRLRGRCARRCPLAGPALAPRPQGAARPPVAFYLPPHPHSGTWGLWTPIGNSSIKTTILPMHPALCHLSTRDRWESPLTSGADTWTGGNAD; from the exons ATGGGGGACAAAAAGGCTTCCATGCCtgggagccccacagggccctgctgtTCATGGCACCGTCTGCTCCCAGGTACCCTGTGCCTCGAGCCCTGCCCTGGCTCCTCGGCCCATGACAAGTCACCCAGGCTACCACGTCGCCCAGGCCGGCAGCCATGCGCCTTGAGGAGGGGAAGAGGCGGATGGCGACCAAGCCAGGGGTCTGCTACAGCTGTGGGTGCCCAGCCTGGTGGTGGCGGCGTTTGTATTGTTAAGT GTGCCCCGGGCATGGCCACGGCCGAGGTACCGGGCTACCTCGTGTCCCCACAGGCTGAGAAGCACCGGCGGGCCCGCAACTGGACGGACGCTGAGATGCGCGGCCTCATGCTCGTCTGGGAGGAGTTCTTCGACGAGCTGAAGCAGACCAAGCGCAACGCCAAGGTGTACGAGAAGATGGCTAGCAAGCTGCTGGAGATGACGGGAGAGCGCCGGCTGGGCGAGGAGATCAAGATCAAGATCACCAACATGACCTTCCAGTACAG GAAATTAAAATGCATGACAGATAGCGAGTCCGTCCCGCCCGACTGGCCCTATTACCTAGCCATTGATAGGATTCTGGCCAAGGCCCCCGAGCCCTGTGATGGCAGACTGCCGGACGGCCAGCAGCCGGGGCCCTCCACGTCCCAGACCGAGGCGTCCCTGTCGCCGTCTGCTAAGTCCACCCCTCTGTACTTACCGTATAACCAGTGCTCCTACGAAGGCCGCTTCCAGGACGACGGCTCCGACAGCTCCTCCAGCTTACTGTCCCTTAAGTTCAG GTCGGAGGAGCGGCCCGTGAAGAAGCGCAAGGGGCAGGGCGGCCACCTGCAGAGGAAGAAGCTGCGGCTGCTGGAGGCCCTGCTGGAGGAGCAGCGCCGGCTGAGCCGCGCCCTGGAGGAGACATGCCGCGAG GGCTCACGGCTGGGCGTGGAGGGAGGCGACCGGCCTTCCCCCCGAAGACGACGCCGGTGGAGGCGGCTCCGTGGCAGGTGTGCGCGCAGGTGCCCCCTCGCTGGGCCTGCCTTGGCCCCGAGACCCCAGGGGGCCGCACGGCCTCCAGTGGCCTTTTAtctaccaccccacccccactccggGACATGGGGCCTCTGGACCCCCATCGGCAACAGCTCAATAAAAACGACGATCCTGCCCATGCACCCCGCCCTGTGCCATCTATCAACTCGGGACAGGTGGGAGAGCCCGCTGACCTCAGGAGCTGACACGTGGACGGGCGGGAACGCAGACTAG
- the MSANTD1 gene encoding myb/SANT-like DNA-binding domain-containing protein 1 isoform X3: MRLEEGKRRMATKPGVCYSCGCPAWWWRRLYCAPGMATAEVPGYLVSPQAEKHRRARNWTDAEMRGLMLVWEEFFDELKQTKRNAKVYEKMASKLLEMTGERRLGEEIKIKITNMTFQYRKLKCMTDSESVPPDWPYYLAIDRILAKAPEPCDGRLPDGQQPGPSTSQTEASLSPSAKSTPLYLPYNQCSYEGRFQDDGSDSSSSLLSLKFRSEERPVKKRKGQGGHLQRKKLRLLEALLEEQRRLSRALEETCREGSRLGVEGGDRPSPRRRRRWRRLRGRCARRCPLAGPALAPRPQGAARPPVAFYLPPHPHSGTWGLWTPIGNSSIKTTILPMHPALCHLSTRDRWESPLTSGADTWTGGNAD; the protein is encoded by the exons ATGCGCCTTGAGGAGGGGAAGAGGCGGATGGCGACCAAGCCAGGGGTCTGCTACAGCTGTGGGTGCCCAGCCTGGTGGTGGCGGCGTTTGTATT GTGCCCCGGGCATGGCCACGGCCGAGGTACCGGGCTACCTCGTGTCCCCACAGGCTGAGAAGCACCGGCGGGCCCGCAACTGGACGGACGCTGAGATGCGCGGCCTCATGCTCGTCTGGGAGGAGTTCTTCGACGAGCTGAAGCAGACCAAGCGCAACGCCAAGGTGTACGAGAAGATGGCTAGCAAGCTGCTGGAGATGACGGGAGAGCGCCGGCTGGGCGAGGAGATCAAGATCAAGATCACCAACATGACCTTCCAGTACAG GAAATTAAAATGCATGACAGATAGCGAGTCCGTCCCGCCCGACTGGCCCTATTACCTAGCCATTGATAGGATTCTGGCCAAGGCCCCCGAGCCCTGTGATGGCAGACTGCCGGACGGCCAGCAGCCGGGGCCCTCCACGTCCCAGACCGAGGCGTCCCTGTCGCCGTCTGCTAAGTCCACCCCTCTGTACTTACCGTATAACCAGTGCTCCTACGAAGGCCGCTTCCAGGACGACGGCTCCGACAGCTCCTCCAGCTTACTGTCCCTTAAGTTCAG GTCGGAGGAGCGGCCCGTGAAGAAGCGCAAGGGGCAGGGCGGCCACCTGCAGAGGAAGAAGCTGCGGCTGCTGGAGGCCCTGCTGGAGGAGCAGCGCCGGCTGAGCCGCGCCCTGGAGGAGACATGCCGCGAG GGCTCACGGCTGGGCGTGGAGGGAGGCGACCGGCCTTCCCCCCGAAGACGACGCCGGTGGAGGCGGCTCCGTGGCAGGTGTGCGCGCAGGTGCCCCCTCGCTGGGCCTGCCTTGGCCCCGAGACCCCAGGGGGCCGCACGGCCTCCAGTGGCCTTTTAtctaccaccccacccccactccggGACATGGGGCCTCTGGACCCCCATCGGCAACAGCTCAATAAAAACGACGATCCTGCCCATGCACCCCGCCCTGTGCCATCTATCAACTCGGGACAGGTGGGAGAGCCCGCTGACCTCAGGAGCTGACACGTGGACGGGCGGGAACGCAGACTAG